One Dysidea avara chromosome 7, odDysAvar1.4, whole genome shotgun sequence genomic region harbors:
- the LOC136260405 gene encoding histone H1.0-like has protein sequence MSTDQQKKKVARKPKAPAQHPKYADMITAAIVAIKERGGCSRQKIVKYIGANYKVGDGYEARVRLAIKRMVQNGALVQTKGTGASGSFKLAKKPVEKKKTQKKTPTKKPAAKKTKKTGDKPKKKTTPKKKTTTTQKKKPSTPKKKKPATKKPQTKKSPKPKKTQTKKKAPAKKVAKK, from the coding sequence ATGTCAACCGACCAACAGAAGAAGAAGGTTGCAAGGAAGCCTAAGGCTCCCGCTCAACATCCCAAGTATGCCGACATGATTACCGCCGCAATTGTTGCTATCAAGGAGAGGGGTGGCTGCTCCAGGCAGAAAATTGTTAAGTACATTGGCGCCAATTACAAAGTTGGTGATGGATACGAAGCCCGCGTTCGCCTTGCCATAAAGCGTATGGTGCAAAACGGTGCACTGGTCCAAACCAAAGGAACTGGAGCTTCTGGCTCATTCAAGCTCGCCAAGAAACCagtggaaaagaagaagacaCAAAAGAAGACTCCTACCAAAAAGCCAGCAGCAAAGAAGACGAAGAAGACAGGTGACAAGCCCAAGAAGAAGACTACTCCAAAGAAAAAGACAACAACAACACAGAAGAAGAAACCATCCACTCCCAAGAAGAAGAAGCCTGCCACCAAGAAACCTCAGACAAAGAAGTCACCAAAGCCCAAGAAGACacagacaaagaagaaggcacCTGCCAAGAAGGTCGCCAAGAAGTAA